TAGGATGGATGTGTATAATTTGGCTGTGGAAAGTGCATTTGAACCTATCAAtgttaagaaaagagaaaaatcccGTGTTCATAAGGATTACCATGAACTGAATTGAGAACTTCTGCTCTTATTTAGGGGGAGAGAAACATATCAAATTAAACCGAATTCGAATACTCATTACAAGTTTATCGGTGATATTTGGGGTAGCTGTGGTTTTTATCTCTGGTTTCTTTATATGGAGGAGGAGAAACAGTGAAGGTATGCAATGGAGTAACTTCATGATAAGCATTACAAATTCGTTTTATATTCTTATTCCGATCACATTTTGATTTTCATTACAGACAAAGAAAATATCCACGAAGTTCAACTGCTAGACTTGGAAAATGAGCACTCAAAGGAAACTTTTAGTGGAGAAAATTGGGAGAGGTCTCAAGAGTTTCCTTCTATACAATTGGATATTCTACATGCAGCGACAAATCATTTTTCTGATGAAAATAAGCTCGGAGAGGGTGGATTTGGTCCTGTATACAAGGTAATTACAGTTATCTATATGGTAGCTTTAGAGTTGATCTGTGTGAATCAATAAGTATGTAAGTATTCCAGAGAAGTTATATAATTGAAACAATTGTTTCAGGGTACACTAGCAAATGGTAAAGAAATTGCAGTTAAACGGCTGTCAAGAACTTCGGGTCAAGGGCTTGTTGAATTCAAGAATGAAGTCCTGTTAATTGCTAGATTACAACATAAAAATCTTGTGAGACTCTTAGGATGCTGCTTAGAGAAAAATGAAAAGTTGCTTATATATGAATTCATGCCCAACAGAAGCCTAGACGTCTTCCTGTTCGGTTTGCTCCCTAAACCTTTAACTAATCAACAACCTTGACAAGTAAATGAAGTAATGAAAATGTAATCACTTgttttttactctttttttttcacaTTTATATCAGATTCAAATTTGGCTACACAATTGGATTGGCAAAAACGGTTCAATATTATTAAAGGAATTGCCCGAGGTATTATGTACCTACATGAAGATTCTCGCCTCAGAATTATACACAGAGACCTTAAAGCTAGTAATGTTTTACTAGATCATAAAATGAATCCGAAAATTTCAGACTTTGGTATGGCAAGAATTTTTTGTGAAGATATAAACCAAGCAAACACCAATAGAGTAGTCGGAACatagtaagtatatatatatactcattgcTTGAtggtatttaataattttttgtttCTAAAATTTGCTACGATATaatctaattttcttttaatctttttttgTTTGTTATCTCTTATGAATTAAAATAGTGGTTATATGGCTCCTGAATATGCTATGGAAGGGCTCTTTTCTATCAAATCTGACGTTTTTAGTTTTGGAGTACTTTTGTTGGAGATAATAAGTGGAAAAAAGAACAATGGTTTTCATCTTGCAAAGCGTGGTGAAAGCTTGCTAACTTTTGTATGTTTTCATCCTTTCTTTTgtcttcaaacaatttatttaatgTACGGATTATACTAACAATTTTAAGCTACAATTGTAGGCGTGGAAACTATGGTCCAAGGGTGAAGGAATAGAACTAATAGATCAACTTCTTGTCCCCTCGTGTGTGGCATCTGAAGTGCTTAAATGCATTCATATTGGGTTATTGTGCGTGCAGGAAGACCCATCAGACAGACCAACCATGTCATCTGTGATTTTCATGTTGGCAAGCGATGGTACCATAAAGCTTCCTCATCCAACTGAACCAGCATTTTCTGTTGGACGTGTTGTTACAAAATCAATTGAACCCATTTCAAGTGAGGAAGTCTTTTCAGTTAATGAGATTACAGTTTCTAATTTCTCACCTCGCTAATTTGATCGTTGTTTTAGACATTCAAGCTGATGTAAAagttttacatttttattttcttGTCTAAACCAGCAAATCTAAATCCAATTGATGCAATGCATTTGAAAGGAATTACTTCAAATTTTCTCATCATTActttatatttgaattattagcaactagaggtgatcatgggccgggccgggcccaaataaaattttaagcccGTTTACTAGGCCCGGGCCCGGTCCGAAATATGGAcctaaaaatttgtccaagcccggtccgaaataaaattactaagcccgagTCCGGACCGGcccgacccatattaattttttttgcttatttcattaaataaaaattttaaaaatataataaatcaaatatatttaaaacataaaacaaatattaagacaaataaaataatattaaaacaattttaaaacaatacacaaattgagaatataataaaaaaagttatattaaaatttaaaatgattaaaataaaataaaaaatatattaatatataataattggCCGGGCCGAGCCAAAAACTCTTACTCGAGGCCCGCCCGTTTTCAAAACTGGCCTCATTTTtttcccaagcccatttttcggcctatattttacccaaaccctctcaTTTTTCTAAGGGGCTTTGGGTGGTAGGGCCAAATTTCCATGATCACTTATTATAACTACCCAtatctttgaaaagtcaaagatATGGGTGTTAGAAAGTTGGAACcgaaaataagagtatttatgaCACTGAAATTTGGTTTGAAatttggcatgggataattgcaattttggtccctaattgtataagGACTTTACAAGTTGATctctgaacctcaactataaattggcttaaccatttctcattttctTCATCTCATATTtgtcattctctacttaaggcattgttctctctccttatttgtaaatttcacttgtatttttagagtgaaatatatttggtagtgcctgaggacgtaggcaaaatttgctAAACCTCGTTAAAAATTTGGTGtcctatattatttattttacacattttgtgagtgtgattgtagtcatttattgtgctattaaattacgatagaggcatattctggctaggaaagacctgGTACTTAAGTGATCATCGTGATCCActtctctttcctgggaattgaacttagtgtgatttttcaatacaataattttactcttttacaCGCTTCCGTGCAACAATTGGTTTTAGAGCTAGATTCGTACTTGGGGAATACGACCGTTTACAGTACTATTCACGTATACGATACTGTTCACATATACAGtagttgggattgaggagaaaaatgGCAGAAGCATCGTCATCAGCAAGGACTACTGTGAccaatgcaaaatttgaagtagagaaatttgatggtaccaataattttggtatgtggcaatgtgagatcctAGATGTCTTATGTCAGCAAGAGCTGGATATAGCTATTGAAGAAAAACCTGACAAGATTGATAACAAAgagtgggccaagatcaatagacagGCATGTAGTACAATtcgcctatgtttggccaaagagtagaagtactctgtcatgagggagacatcagcgaaaaagttatgggatacactggaagaaaagtttctaacgaaaagtcttgaaaataggctttatatgaaaaagaaactttatcaATTCATATATGCGcccggtatgtcgatgaatgaccatgtgaactcattcaataaaattttagcaaacttgctaaatttggatgagaaatttgaagatgaagacaaggcattattgttgttgaattccctgcctgatgaatatgatcatcttaccatcgcattgcttcatgggaaggacacgatcacatttgatgcagTCTGTAGTACGTTGGATAGATCTGAaactcgaaagaaagataaaagagatcacagaGATACAACTGCAGAAGTCTTAACAGTAAGAGGTCGTTTACGCAGCAGTAAACCTAATAGAAGGGGAAAGTCCAAACGGAAGAGACCCaccaaagatgaatgtgccttttgtcgtgagaaagggcattggaaaaagaattgtcctaagttacaaaagggcaaggctatttctaatgcatgtgtagcGGAGCATGATGATGAGTCAGACTTTAacttggttggcatggcaatggcatgtcatatggatgagtggattttggattcgggatgtacttaccatatgtgtcctaataaggactggttttctGGTCTTAAAAAGTTAGAAGGT
The Gossypium arboreum isolate Shixiya-1 chromosome 10, ASM2569848v2, whole genome shotgun sequence genome window above contains:
- the LOC108451354 gene encoding cysteine-rich receptor-like protein kinase 15, translating into MPSITKHRHISTNFINLVLLLTVLSLLSPATEAQQHRIGIPSCPNTTTFTINSTYQANRDTLLSSLSSNVTRGVFFYNTTAGNSSDMVYGLFLCRADISTSACQACVTYAATHISRRCPLDKTAVVWYEECFLRYSNRNIFSVVTETPTIYFLSGRSSIVTISEEDRFEKFVLKVINETIAMAESRPVGVSKYVTRVENISSFQTLYIRVDCTPDLSGADCGRCLRRARAYIPAGRQGGRAFNPSCSVRYEFNPFFNLTAVAALPAKGGEKHIKLNRIRILITSLSVIFGVAVVFISGFFIWRRRNSEDKENIHEVQLLDLENEHSKETFSGENWERSQEFPSIQLDILHAATNHFSDENKLGEGGFGPVYKGTLANGKEIAVKRLSRTSGQGLVEFKNEVLLIARLQHKNLVRLLGCCLEKNEKLLIYEFMPNRSLDVFLFDSNLATQLDWQKRFNIIKGIARGIMYLHEDSRLRIIHRDLKASNVLLDHKMNPKISDFGMARIFCEDINQANTNRVVGTYGYMAPEYAMEGLFSIKSDVFSFGVLLLEIISGKKNNGFHLAKRGESLLTFAWKLWSKGEGIELIDQLLVPSCVASEVLKCIHIGLLCVQEDPSDRPTMSSVIFMLASDGTIKLPHPTEPAFSVGRVVTKSIEPISSEEVFSVNEITVSNFSPR